One Polycladomyces subterraneus genomic region harbors:
- a CDS encoding thermonuclease family protein, whose translation MKKLFTLILLVMLVLTGCVDQKADPVWNPKQFQPAQFVKVVDGDTTIFKINGKVETVRFLLVDTPETHHP comes from the coding sequence ATGAAGAAATTATTTACCTTGATATTGTTGGTCATGCTCGTTTTGACTGGCTGTGTTGATCAAAAAGCTGATCCCGTTTGGAATCCCAAACAGTTCCAACCGGCTCAATTTGTGAAGGTAGTGGACGGTGACACCACAATATTTAAGATCAATGGGAAAGTTGAGACAGTAAGGTTCCTTCTCGTAGACA